A window of the Motacilla alba alba isolate MOTALB_02 chromosome 17, Motacilla_alba_V1.0_pri, whole genome shotgun sequence genome harbors these coding sequences:
- the NAIF1 gene encoding nuclear apoptosis-inducing factor 1 isoform X2: MAMASPPAPPAKKRKMNFSEREVEIIVEELERGKHLLVNHFNAGVPLAAKAAAWHDILRRVNAVATCHRELPEVKKKWSDLKTEVRRKVAQVRAAMEGGGENQNGGGNGPEGEDPAGAAAAPVILTPMQQRICNLLGEATIISLPSGDCGAGDGSEIPITAAATTVTLTQIPAETTYHSLEDGVVEYCTTEAPTTVTAEAPLEMMAHQHEVSAKPQELKSRIALNSAKLLQEQRVTNLHVKEIAQHLEQQNDLLQMIRRSQEVQACAQERQAQAMEGTQAALSALIQVLRPMIKDFRRFLQSNTPSPSVTADPGQTGQQDAFN; the protein is encoded by the exons ATGGCCATGGCGTCGCCGCCGGCGCCCCCGGCCAAGAAGCGGAAGATGAACTTCTCGGAGCGGGAGGTGGAGATCATcgtggaggagctggagcgGGGAAAGCACCTCCTCGTCAACCACTTCAACGCGGGCGTGCCGCTGGCCGCCAAGGCCGCCGCCTGGCACGACATCCTGCGCCGCGTCAACGCCGTCGCCACCTGCCACCGCGAGCTGCCCGAGGTCAAGAAGAAGTGGTCCGACCTCAAGACCGAGGTGCGGCGCAAAGTGGCCCAAGTGCGGGCTGCCATGGAAGGGGGAGGCGAGAACCAGAACGGAGGCGGCAACGGGCCCGAGGGCGAGGACCCGGCgggcgccgcggccgccccggtGATCCTCACCCCCATGCAGCAGCGCATCTGCAACCTGCTGGGAGAGGCCACCATCATCAGCCTGCCGAGCGGCGACTGCGGCGCGGGTGACGGGAGCGAGATCCCCATCACCGCGGCGGCCACCACGGTCACCCTGACCCAGA TTCCTGCAGAGACAACCTACCACAGTCTGGAGGACGGCGTTGTGGAGTACTGCACCACGGAAGCCCCCACCACGGTCACTGCGGAGGCGCCCTTGGAGATGATGGCCCATCAGCACGAGGTGTCTGCCAAGCCCCAGGAGCTGAAAAGCCGCATTGCCCTCAACTCAGCcaagctcctgcaggagcagcgaGTAACCAACCTGCACGTGAAGGAGATCgcccagcacctggagcagcagaacgACTTGCTGCAGATGATCCGCCGCTCGCAGGAGGTGCAGGCGTGTGCCCAGGAGCGGCAGGCGCAGGCCATGGAGGGCACGCAGGCGGCACTGAGTGCCCTCATCCAGGTCCTCCGCCCCATGATTAAGGACTTCCGTCGATTTTTGCAGAGCAATACACCCAGCCCGTCGGTCACCGCTGATCCTGGCCAGACAGGGCAGCAAGATG CCTTTAACTGA
- the NAIF1 gene encoding nuclear apoptosis-inducing factor 1 isoform X3: MAMASPPAPPAKKRKMNFSEREVEIIVEELERGKHLLVNHFNAGVPLAAKAAAWHDILRRVNAVATCHRELPEVKKKWSDLKTEVRRKVAQVRAAMEGGGENQNGGGNGPEGEDPAGAAAAPVILTPMQQRICNLLGEATIISLPSGDCGAGDGSEIPITAAATTVTLTQIPAETTYHSLEDGVVEYCTTEAPTTVTAEAPLEMMAHQHEVSAKPQELKSRIALNSAKLLQEQRVTNLHVKEIAQHLEQQNDLLQMIRRSQEVQACAQERQAQAMEGTQAALSALIQVLRPMIKDFRRFLQSNTPSPSVTADPGQTGQQDDL; the protein is encoded by the exons ATGGCCATGGCGTCGCCGCCGGCGCCCCCGGCCAAGAAGCGGAAGATGAACTTCTCGGAGCGGGAGGTGGAGATCATcgtggaggagctggagcgGGGAAAGCACCTCCTCGTCAACCACTTCAACGCGGGCGTGCCGCTGGCCGCCAAGGCCGCCGCCTGGCACGACATCCTGCGCCGCGTCAACGCCGTCGCCACCTGCCACCGCGAGCTGCCCGAGGTCAAGAAGAAGTGGTCCGACCTCAAGACCGAGGTGCGGCGCAAAGTGGCCCAAGTGCGGGCTGCCATGGAAGGGGGAGGCGAGAACCAGAACGGAGGCGGCAACGGGCCCGAGGGCGAGGACCCGGCgggcgccgcggccgccccggtGATCCTCACCCCCATGCAGCAGCGCATCTGCAACCTGCTGGGAGAGGCCACCATCATCAGCCTGCCGAGCGGCGACTGCGGCGCGGGTGACGGGAGCGAGATCCCCATCACCGCGGCGGCCACCACGGTCACCCTGACCCAGA TTCCTGCAGAGACAACCTACCACAGTCTGGAGGACGGCGTTGTGGAGTACTGCACCACGGAAGCCCCCACCACGGTCACTGCGGAGGCGCCCTTGGAGATGATGGCCCATCAGCACGAGGTGTCTGCCAAGCCCCAGGAGCTGAAAAGCCGCATTGCCCTCAACTCAGCcaagctcctgcaggagcagcgaGTAACCAACCTGCACGTGAAGGAGATCgcccagcacctggagcagcagaacgACTTGCTGCAGATGATCCGCCGCTCGCAGGAGGTGCAGGCGTGTGCCCAGGAGCGGCAGGCGCAGGCCATGGAGGGCACGCAGGCGGCACTGAGTGCCCTCATCCAGGTCCTCCGCCCCATGATTAAGGACTTCCGTCGATTTTTGCAGAGCAATACACCCAGCCCGTCGGTCACCGCTGATCCTGGCCAGACAGGGCAGCAAGATG ATCTATAG
- the NAIF1 gene encoding nuclear apoptosis-inducing factor 1 isoform X1, which yields MAMASPPAPPAKKRKMNFSEREVEIIVEELERGKHLLVNHFNAGVPLAAKAAAWHDILRRVNAVATCHRELPEVKKKWSDLKTEVRRKVAQVRAAMEGGGENQNGGGNGPEGEDPAGAAAAPVILTPMQQRICNLLGEATIISLPSGDCGAGDGSEIPITAAATTVTLTQIPAETTYHSLEDGVVEYCTTEAPTTVTAEAPLEMMAHQHEVSAKPQELKSRIALNSAKLLQEQRVTNLHVKEIAQHLEQQNDLLQMIRRSQEVQACAQERQAQAMEGTQAALSALIQVLRPMIKDFRRFLQSNTPSPSVTADPGQTGQQDGMIR from the exons ATGGCCATGGCGTCGCCGCCGGCGCCCCCGGCCAAGAAGCGGAAGATGAACTTCTCGGAGCGGGAGGTGGAGATCATcgtggaggagctggagcgGGGAAAGCACCTCCTCGTCAACCACTTCAACGCGGGCGTGCCGCTGGCCGCCAAGGCCGCCGCCTGGCACGACATCCTGCGCCGCGTCAACGCCGTCGCCACCTGCCACCGCGAGCTGCCCGAGGTCAAGAAGAAGTGGTCCGACCTCAAGACCGAGGTGCGGCGCAAAGTGGCCCAAGTGCGGGCTGCCATGGAAGGGGGAGGCGAGAACCAGAACGGAGGCGGCAACGGGCCCGAGGGCGAGGACCCGGCgggcgccgcggccgccccggtGATCCTCACCCCCATGCAGCAGCGCATCTGCAACCTGCTGGGAGAGGCCACCATCATCAGCCTGCCGAGCGGCGACTGCGGCGCGGGTGACGGGAGCGAGATCCCCATCACCGCGGCGGCCACCACGGTCACCCTGACCCAGA TTCCTGCAGAGACAACCTACCACAGTCTGGAGGACGGCGTTGTGGAGTACTGCACCACGGAAGCCCCCACCACGGTCACTGCGGAGGCGCCCTTGGAGATGATGGCCCATCAGCACGAGGTGTCTGCCAAGCCCCAGGAGCTGAAAAGCCGCATTGCCCTCAACTCAGCcaagctcctgcaggagcagcgaGTAACCAACCTGCACGTGAAGGAGATCgcccagcacctggagcagcagaacgACTTGCTGCAGATGATCCGCCGCTCGCAGGAGGTGCAGGCGTGTGCCCAGGAGCGGCAGGCGCAGGCCATGGAGGGCACGCAGGCGGCACTGAGTGCCCTCATCCAGGTCCTCCGCCCCATGATTAAGGACTTCCGTCGATTTTTGCAGAGCAATACACCCAGCCCGTCGGTCACCGCTGATCCTGGCCAGACAGGGCAGCAAGATGGTATGATCCGGTGA